The sequence CCTGCTTGAGGTCCACGCCGTAGAGTCCGTCGCCGATCAGGTTGGCGGTTTTCAGCGCCAGATCGACCACTTTTCGCGGTGCTTCGTGCACGGCCATGGTGCGGAAATCACCGCTCAGCTCCTGGGCGTCGGGACTGTGGTCGTAGATCTGCCAGTGGCCCTTGGACATGAAGTACTGGCAGGCGAAGATCGGCTTCTGGTTGAGCACGCCGATTCGCCAGTCGTACTCGGTGTAGAAGAACTCCTGGGCGAGGATCAGCACCGAGCGCTCGAACAGTTCCGCCGCCGCCACCTGCAGCGCTTCGCGGTTCTCGACCTTGATCACGCCGCGCGAGAAGCTGCCGTCGGGAATCTTCAGTACCAGCGGAAAGCCCAGGCTGCGTTCGACCCGTTCGAGGTCCTGCGGATTGTCGCGGTAGAGGATCTCGGTAGCCGGCATGCCGAGCTTGTGGCTGCGCAGCAGGTCGGCCAGGTAGACCTTGTTGGTGCAACGCAGGATCGATACAGGGTCGTCCATCACCACCAGCCCTTCGCTCTCGGCCTTCTTGGCGAAGCGATAAGTGTGATTGTCCACCCGTGTGGTCTCGCGAATGAACAAGGCGTCGTACTCGGCCAGGCGCGAGTAATCCTTCTTCTCGATCAGGTCGACGTCGATGCCCAGGCTGCGGCCAACGCGAATGAATGCCTTCAGCGCCTTGGCATCGGAGGGCGGGAAGGCTTCGTCCGGGTCGTGCAGGATCGCCAGGTCGTAGCGGAACTGCTTGCGCAAGCGCGGCTTGCGCCAGATCTGCCGGCTGAAGCTGTCCAGGGCCGCGGCGAAGAGGTCTTCCTGTTCCTCGCGCAACTTGTGGATGTTGCCCGGCTTGATGCCCTCGATGTGCCAGCCGCGGGCCTTGCGGAACTCCACCAGCAGCATCGGGCAGGGAAAAGCCTCGAACAGCTGGCGTGCCAGATCCTGCAAGGGCTCGATATCGGTGCGGCCGAAGTACAGCGTCAGGGTGAAGCCATCGGTACTGCCGTAGGGATGGGCCGCCAGCGCCTTGTCCAGCGTGCGGTCGAGATCCTCCAGGGCCAGCCCGTAGAGCGACTTGCGCGCCAACTCGCTGATGGTGCGCACCGAGGGAATCACCTTGTGCCCGCGCGCCTCGGCCAGCAGCGAGCAGTAATAGCCGTGGCCAAGGTACTTGTAGTTGCGACACAGGTTGATTACCTGCACGCGCTTGCCCGTATCGTCGTCGTTGGGAGACTCCAGGTACTCCTGGGCGGTCAACAGGTCTTCGCTGGGATAGTAGGAGGCCCAGTCCTCCTTGCGCTCGACGATGATGTACAGCTTGCTCACGACACCTCCGAACTCTGCAAACCAAGGGACCGGCCTTGCTCGCCGGGTGGCGCGCGTCAATACTTCTTCACTGGCGCCGCAGGGCCTTCGACCGCGCTCGCGGCGCGCCGTTCAGGGCTAGAACCTGCCGTACGAATAAAGCCCAGGACGCGCACTCACTCCAGCGATCAGCAGCATTTTCCGGACCGGCATGAACCTCCAACTGCGCACCGCGACCCTCGACGACCTCAACGCGCTGGTCGACCTCGAAGGCCGCTGCTTCGAATACGACCGCCTCTCCCGACGCAATTTCCAGTGGATGATCAATCGCGCCCACGCCGAACTGATCGTCGCCGAAGCCGATGACAATCTGTTGGGCTACGTGCTGGTGCTGTTCCACCAGGGCACCTCCCTGGCGCGCCTCTACTCCATCGCCCTGGACGAGCGTGCGCGCGGCATCGGGCTGGGCCAGAAGCTGCTGGATGCCGCGGAAACCACCGCCATCGAGCACGACTGCGCCTACATGCGCCTGGAAGTGCGCCCGGACAACGTCGGTGCCATCCGCCTCTACGAGCGCAACGGCTACCGCCCCTTCGCCACCGTGCGCGACTACTACGAAGACCACAGCGAGGCCCAGCGCTTCGAGAAGCGCATCCGCCGCCTGGGCAACCACGCCCAGGCCCACGTGCCCTATTACCGGCAGACCACCGACTTCACCTGCGGCCCGGCGTGCCTGCTGATGGCCATGGCCGCGCTCAGCCCCGGACGCGCCATGGAACGCCGCGAGGAGCTGCGCCTGTGGCGCGAAGCCACGACCATCTACATGACTGCCGGCCATGGCGGCTGCAGCCCGCAGGGCCTGGCGCTGGCGGCATGGCGACGCGGCTACCGCGTGCGCCTGGAGCTGACGGAAGACGGGCCGCTGTTCCTAGACGGTGTGCGCAGCGAGGAAAAGCGCGAAGTGATGCGCCTGGTGCACGAAGACTTCGCCGACGACCTCGCGCAAAGCCAAGTCGAGCAGTTGCTGGTCAACCAGTTGAACATTGTCAGCGCCCTGGATGCCGGCGGCCTGCCGCTGGTGCTGATCAGCAGCTACCGCCTGACCCGCTCCAAGGCGCCGCACTGGGTGCTGATCACCGGCTGCGACGAGGACTTCATCTACCTGCACGACCCGGACGTCGACCACAGCCAGCACCGCGAGCCGCTGGACTGCCAGCACATCCCGGTGAGCCACGCCGAGTTCGACAAGATGAGCCGCTTCGGGCGCAGCAAGCTGCGTGCGGCGGTGGTGCTGTTCAAGCACTGAAGAGCAAGCGGATTTATCCGCGAAAATCCCCGCACCAACTCCAACCTGTAGGAGCGCGCCATGCGCGCGAATCGCGGCCATGGGCCGCTCCTACAAGGGAACATCGTGCCTTGCTGTTCGCGAGCAAGCTCGCGCCTGCATGCTGCAAAAACGCCAAGGGCGCCCCTGCACGGGCGCCCTTGGCGTCGGTCCACCCGGGGCGTGCAGTCAGGGCACCATGGCCATGCCGACGCCGAAGCGGTTCCAGGTGTTGATCGTGGCGACCGCCAGGGTTAGGCCGACGATCTCGGCGTCGCTGAAGTGTTCGCGCAGCGCGTCGAACTGGTCCTGCGGCGCATGCTTCTCGGCCAGCAGGGTCAGGCTTTCCACCCAGGCCAGCACGGCGCGTTCGCGAGCGCTGAAGAAGTGGGTTTCACGCCATACGCTCAGCGTCTGCAGGCGCGCCTCGCTTTCACCGGCCTTGCGCGCATCGTTGGCGTGCATGTTCACGCAGTAGGCGCAGCCGTTGATCTGCGAGGCGCGCAGGCGGATCAGCTCGATCAGCGAGTTTTCCAGGCCGGTCTTGGCCAGGGCCTGCTCCAGGCCGATCAGCGCCTTGTAGGCGTCGGGGGATACTTTGGCCCAGTCGATTCGTGCACTCATGGTTCTCTCCAGTGGGGCCCGCGGGCTGCGGGAATGGAGATACCTTAGCCGCGCCTTCGCCGGCATCGAATAGCCAATGTCGG is a genomic window of Pseudomonas knackmussii B13 containing:
- a CDS encoding RimK family protein; translated protein: MSKLYIIVERKEDWASYYPSEDLLTAQEYLESPNDDDTGKRVQVINLCRNYKYLGHGYYCSLLAEARGHKVIPSVRTISELARKSLYGLALEDLDRTLDKALAAHPYGSTDGFTLTLYFGRTDIEPLQDLARQLFEAFPCPMLLVEFRKARGWHIEGIKPGNIHKLREEQEDLFAAALDSFSRQIWRKPRLRKQFRYDLAILHDPDEAFPPSDAKALKAFIRVGRSLGIDVDLIEKKDYSRLAEYDALFIRETTRVDNHTYRFAKKAESEGLVVMDDPVSILRCTNKVYLADLLRSHKLGMPATEILYRDNPQDLERVERSLGFPLVLKIPDGSFSRGVIKVENREALQVAAAELFERSVLILAQEFFYTEYDWRIGVLNQKPIFACQYFMSKGHWQIYDHSPDAQELSGDFRTMAVHEAPRKVVDLALKTANLIGDGLYGVDLKQGGDRVVVIEVNDNPNIDSGVEDVFLGDDLYKLILEEFVRRLEVKRRGHGW
- a CDS encoding GNAT family N-acetyltransferase/peptidase C39 family protein, whose translation is MNLQLRTATLDDLNALVDLEGRCFEYDRLSRRNFQWMINRAHAELIVAEADDNLLGYVLVLFHQGTSLARLYSIALDERARGIGLGQKLLDAAETTAIEHDCAYMRLEVRPDNVGAIRLYERNGYRPFATVRDYYEDHSEAQRFEKRIRRLGNHAQAHVPYYRQTTDFTCGPACLLMAMAALSPGRAMERREELRLWREATTIYMTAGHGGCSPQGLALAAWRRGYRVRLELTEDGPLFLDGVRSEEKREVMRLVHEDFADDLAQSQVEQLLVNQLNIVSALDAGGLPLVLISSYRLTRSKAPHWVLITGCDEDFIYLHDPDVDHSQHREPLDCQHIPVSHAEFDKMSRFGRSKLRAAVVLFKH
- a CDS encoding carboxymuconolactone decarboxylase family protein, encoding MSARIDWAKVSPDAYKALIGLEQALAKTGLENSLIELIRLRASQINGCAYCVNMHANDARKAGESEARLQTLSVWRETHFFSARERAVLAWVESLTLLAEKHAPQDQFDALREHFSDAEIVGLTLAVATINTWNRFGVGMAMVP